The following coding sequences are from one Salvia hispanica cultivar TCC Black 2014 chromosome 3, UniMelb_Shisp_WGS_1.0, whole genome shotgun sequence window:
- the LOC125212353 gene encoding uncharacterized protein LOC125212353 encodes MRQFSWKPPSISIIAALLTAFLLLLLPAARSEPSILRLPSDHPETDLCPLNSEQDACPVKCFRPDPVCGVDGVTYWCGCAEAHCAGARVKKSGYCEVGNGGSGPAGQALLLVHIIWLILLGILVLFGML; translated from the coding sequence ATGCGCCAATTCAGCTGGAAACCGCCTTCAATTTCCATCATCGCCGCGCTCCTCACCGCctttctcctcctcctcctccccgCCGCCCGATCCGAGCCTAGTATCCTCAGGCTTCCGTCCGATCACCCAGAGACCGACCTCTGCCCGTTGAATTCGGAACAGGATGCGTGCCCCGTGAAATGCTTCCGCCCCGACCCGGTCTGCGGCGTCGACGGCGTCACCTACTGGTGCGGCTGCGCGGAGGCCCACTGCGCCGGGGCGCGTGTGAAGAAATCCGGGTATTGTGAAGTCGGCAATGGCGGGTCGGGCCCCGCGGGTCAGGCGCTTTTGTTGGTTCACATCATATGGCTGATCTTGCTCGGGATATTAGTGCTGTTTGGGATGCTTTGA
- the LOC125212388 gene encoding protein RESPONSE TO LOW SULFUR 3-like: MAPTIAVPISGHRRDAAEALRRRNEELEKELRSSLEREERMKEELRMTWQRVRLAEEAEERLCSELGELEAEAVDHVRESRAQITLLMEKLSVAHKLLQGASIDAFSLTQ; the protein is encoded by the coding sequence ATGGCTCCAACAATCGCCGTGCCGATCTCTGGCCACCGCCGCGACGCGGCGGAGGCGCTGCGGCGGAGGAACGAGGAGCTGGAGAAGGAGCTCCGGAGCAGCCTGGAGAGGGAGGAGAGGATGAAGGAGGAGCTGCGGATGACGTGGCAGCGCGTGCGATTGGCGGAGGAGGCGGAGGAGCGCCTCTGCAGCGAGCTCGGCGAGCTGGAGGCGGAGGCCGTCGATCACGTCAGGGAATCTAGGGCTCAGATCACGCTTCTGATGGAGAAGCTCTCCGTTGCGCACAAGCTTCTTCAAGGTGCTTCAATCGATGCCTTCTCTCTCACTCAATGA
- the LOC125211221 gene encoding 60S ribosomal protein L9-2-like, with protein sequence MKTILSSDSMDIPDGIKIKVNAKVIEVQGPRGTLSRNFKHLNLDFQLVTDQETGKKKLQIDAWFGSRKATASIRTALSHVQNLINGVTSGYRYKMRFVYAHFPINASITGNGTAIEIRNFLGEKKVRKVDMLEGVSIVRSEKVKDELVLEGNDIELVSRSCALINQKCHVKNKDIRKFLDGIYVSEKGAIAVEE encoded by the exons ATGAAGACGATCCTATCCTCCGACTCCATGGATATCCCCGACGGCATCAAAATCAAGGTTAACGCCAAGGTGATCGAGGTCCAAGGCCCGAGGGGAACACTCTCCCGCAACTTCAAGCATCTAAATCTGGATTTCCAGCTCGTCACCGACCAGGAAACCGGGAAGAAGAAGCTGCAGATCGATGCCTGGTTCGGCAGCAGGAAAGCCACCGCCTCCATCCGCACCGCGCTTAGTCACGTCCAGAATTTGATCAACGGTGTCACCAGCGGCTACCGTTACAAGATGCGTTTCGTTTATGCTCACTTTCCGATCAACGCTTCCATCACCGGCAACGGCACCGCCATCGAGATCCGCAATTTCCTCGGCGAGAAGAAG GTGAGGAAGGTTGATATGCTCGAAGGGGTTTCCATTGTGCGGTCTGAGAAGGTGAAGGATGAGCTTGTTTTGGAGGGCAATGACATCGAGCTCGTTTCTAGATCATGTGCTTTGATAAACCAG AAATGCCATGTGAAGAACAAGGATATTCGGAAGTTCCTTGACGGCATCTACGTAAGTGAAAAGGGGGCTATAGCTGTTGAAGAATAA
- the LOC125216850 gene encoding 40S ribosomal protein S4-1-like, producing MARGLKKHLKRLNAPSHWMLDKLGGAFAPKPSSGPHKSRECLPLILILRNRLKYALTYREVIAILMQRHIQVDGKVRTDKTYPAGFMDVVSIPKTNENFRLLYDTKGRFRLHSIRDEEAKFKMCKVRSVQFGKKGIPYINTFDGRTIRYPDPLIKANDTIKLDLENNKIVDFIKYDVGNVVMVTGGRNRGRVGVIKNREKHKGSFETLHIQDATGHEFATRSGNVFTIGKGTKPWISLPKGKGIKLTIIEEARKRLQAQAATA from the exons ATG GCTAGAGGTTTGAAGAAACACTTGAAGAGGCTCAATGCTCCCAGTCATTGGATGCTTGACAAGCTTGGTGGTGCTTTT GCCCCCAAACCATCATCTGGACCCCACAAATCCAGGGAATGCCTCCCATTGATTTTGATCCTCAGGAACAGGCTCAAGTATGCTCTTACTTACCGTGAGGTTATTGCTATTTTGATGCAACGTCACATTCAGGTTGATGGAAAGGTCAGGACTGACAAGACTTATCCTGCTGGTTTCATGG ATGTTGTGTCTATTCCAAAGACCAATGAGAATTTCCGTCTTCTCTACGACACCAAGGGCCGCTTCAGACTTCACTCTATTCGTGACGAGGAGGCTAAG TTCAAGATGTGCAAGGTTCGTTCAGTTCAGTTCGGAAAGAAGGGCATTCCTTACATCAACACTTTTGATGGAAGGACCATTCGCTACCCAGACCCTCTTATCAAGGCCAACGACACCATCAAGCTGGACCTTGAGAACAACAAGATTGTCGATTTCATCAAGTATGATGTGGGCAATGTTGTCATGGTGACTGGTGGTAGGAACAGAGGACGTGTTGGTGTGATCAAGAACCGTGAGAAGCATAAGGGAAGCTTCGAGACTCTTCACATTCAGGATGCTACCGGCCATGAGTTTGCAACCAGATCAGGTAATGTGTTCACAATCGGGAAAGGTACAAAGCCGTGGATATCTCTTCCAAAGGGTAAAGGTATTAAGTTGACCATTATTGAGGAGGCAAGGAAGAGGCTTCAGGCTCAGGCTGCTACAGCTTAG
- the LOC125213598 gene encoding uncharacterized protein LOC125213598 gives MEVFGKSMVTVPTNVIYLSSILGQDGPNPVHKCDWKCENELVCGNMYRCRLTGQMHICDKNCNQRILYDNHSSLCRASKQVFPLTQVEQQAVRGVRRKLDAESFSTAESCSFKRRRDAQRHPSPFERSFTAVSPICSQIGEGMDMS, from the coding sequence atggaggtaTTTGGCAAATCTATGGTAACTGTACCTacaaatgttatttatttgTCGAGTATTCTGGGCCAAGATGGGCCTAACCCTGTTCATAAGTGTGACTGGAAATGTGAAAACGAACTTGTATGTGGGAATATGTATCGCTGCAGGCTAACTGGACAGATGCACATTTGTGACAAAAACTGTAACCAGAGAATTTTGTATGATAACCATAGCTCACTCTGCAGAGCGAGCAAGCAGGTTTTTCCTTTAACACAAGTTGAACAACAAGCTGTGAGAGGTGTCCGGAGGAAGCTCGATGCTGAGAGTTTCTCCACGGCAGAGAGCTGTTCTTTCAAGCGCAGAAGGGATGCACAGCGTCATCCCTCGCCATTTGAGAGATCATTTACTGCTGTTAGCCCAATCTGCAGTCAGATTGGAGAGGGCATGGATATGAGCTAG
- the LOC125209846 gene encoding uncharacterized protein LOC125209846: MGGCAGKPNVADTTRPASTPAPREDAAAATVAQVESKETIAPNEKKEEVVSHAESKKEKKEEIVAEKVEKRETIAPQVVITHVVPKDGKKEEIIAEKVEKRENVVPNEKKEEVVKDVVSKQEKKEDLVAKKVVPKHKKIKSEKLKHDFSF, from the exons ATGGGAGGCTGCGCAGGCAAACCGAATGTCGCGGACACCACGAGGCCGGCGTCTACGCCCGCCCCGCGTGAGGATGCTGCAGCAGCCACAGTGGCACAG GTGGAGAGTAAAGAAACTATTGCACCCAATGAGAAAAAGGAGGAAGTAGTAAGTCATGCTGAGTcaaagaaggagaagaaagaagagatTGTCGCAGAAAAG GTGGAGAAAAGAGAAACTATTGCACCCCAAGTAGTAATAACTCATGTTGTGCCGAAGGACgggaaaaaagaagagatCATCGCAGAAAAG GTggagaaaagagaaaatgttgTACCCAATGAGAAGAAAGAGGAAGTAGTAAAAGATGTTGTGTCGAAGCAGGAGAAGAAGGAAGACCTAGTAGCAAAAAAGGTTGTACCAAAgcataagaaaattaaaagtgagaAATTAAAGCACGACTTTTCGTTTTAG